The genome window GGTTGAAGCGCAAGATTCCCCCGAAAGACAACAAATCTTTCAGCTTCCAACAATGTGGACAGAGTATGCAGCACAGAACACACCATGAATGAAGCACAAGATACCCTGATGGACAACAAATCTTTCAGCAGCTTCCAACAACATGGCAATCACAGCAACAGAGCATGCAGCACAGAACACACCATGAATGAAGCACAAGATTCCTTCCATGAATATATGGTAGTGAGAAAAGCCCGCAAGAGGCATTTTGACTTGGAATTAGCCATCGCTCCGGTGATCAGCATTATGAATCCAGCAGCTAGAATTGCCCTAATCAATTCAACGAATCTTTCTAAATTAGTGAGAGATGTTAGTCATGCCAACATATCTACATAGAAAGTTTAGAAACTACCATGTAGGTTTCTTCAAGAATTTTATCAAGTAAAAGGAGTTAGAAAGCTATACTAACCATTAAGCAAAGTGACCATCTGCATCAGCTACAAACAGTTGCACGAAACCATCAGGAAGCTCACAGATTTCCTGAAGAACTCTTAACAGCCAGTGCACTTAGTAAAATTGGGCATAAAATTGGATCATTAATGTCCTGAAAGATATGTACAACTTGATAGTCATCAAAGCATTTCAAATTCTCGAAAACAGAACCAGTGATGTTTACCTGTTCCAAACAATGCTACGTATCCACTTCAGAATTTGAGTAAGCACCAAAGAATTGGCCTTTAAGGAATAAGCTCCGTCCAATCACATGAATGTATACAGAAATATTGCAATTGAGGCAGAAGGTGAAGAATAAAAAGATTTAAGACTGACTTTTCACAACAAGTAACCTCACTATAAGGAGGGAAAAGACCAAACTGTATGTGCACATCAACTGGTTTGACATGCAAACTATAAAATATCAATACCGAAGGCCCATCCATGAGTAATGGTACTCTCATCAGAACCAGAAAAATAAACACGTTAATGCAGTCAAGGTTAATATAACTAAGATACACTGGAATTTATTAGATGGGAAATTTGAGATTCTTCAATTGGTCAATGTACAACATTATTTAGGCTGTGGTTCAAAAAATATGAATGGCAAATCATGTGAAGCACAAGGAGAACTACTGTCTTCAGCCCTAATCGGCAGAACATAAATAAGATGTCTACATCCCTCGCATCGTACCTGTTTTCTAAGACAGAATAAGTACAGTTACCAATAATCCCCGCATGAACAACTCCCACATCTGAAATGGTGAAATCGGCTTGCATCTCTCACAATAATTTCCCTTTTTGTAATCAATGTCAGAAACTTAATGACGGTATGGCAATCACTGCAGATCCTATGGCCTTGGACGACTTGGAGGGGTGTAAAATCTGGTGTACTGATGATCCCAAAAGCAATCGCCAACTTCTCACTGTGGTATGTTAGCATCTTTTGTTCATGGTCTGCAACATCAGGAAGCAGAGATTTCCAATCAGGAACATAACCACGTTCTACAATCTCACTCGTCAGGGAATCTAGTTTCTcataaattttgaggctttgtgGGTGAGATTTATCTCCAAAAAGGAACTTGTGTGGCTGTTTTTTAATCTCAATCCAACTGCAAGCTGGAAGAAGTCTAATGCCCCTTCTTTTTAAGGCTTCCACAACCTTGGCAGCTTCATCCACCCTCCCAGAACTATTGTAAATATTGAGAAGAACAATGTAATTACTTAATTTTTCAGGTCCCAAACCAAAAAGTTGTTCTGCTGCAAATTTTCCAAGCTCCAAGTTCTTGTGGATCCTACAAGCCGTCAGCAAAGCCGCCCACATGTTCTTCGTGGGCCTGAAAGGAGCATTCTTTATCAAAGCATAAGCTTCATCCAATAGTCCTTCTCGACCAAACAATTCGATCATACAAGCATAGTGCATTGCTCGTGGTTTTGTGCTTGGATTTCGACTCATCATCTCAAAAATCTCCCTCCCCTTGTCTAACAAGCCAGAATAATTACATGCACCTAAGACGGCAAGAAAGGTTACATGGTCTGGGACCATCCCTTCCTCCCGCATCTTCTCATACATCTTGACAGCCTCAATTCCCATGCCATGGTTGCCATATCCACCTATCAGAGCATTCCAAGATAGAAGATTCCTGCGAGGCATCTTCTCAAAAACATTCCTGGCATCTTCCATTCTGCCCCATTTACAGTACAAGTCAACGAGAGCAGTGTTTGCTACTATATCCAACCCGAACCCATTGCGGACTAGACCTGCATGTGCTTGCTTTGCATGTTCCAGAGACCCTAATCTAGCACATATTCTGAAAAAAATGGAGTAAGTAAAATGGTCCATCTGAACATTAGCACTGCACATCTCATAGTACATATCCAAAGCTTTCTCACTGTACCCATGAAGAGCATACCCTGCTATGATAGTGTTCCATCCTACAACCGTCTTCTCAGGCATCTCATCAAAGACCCACTGAGCTTCTTCAATGCATCCACATTTACTATACATATCAATGAGAGCACAAGAAatgaagatatttttataaaatcccaTCTTAATAACACATGAATGGAACTGCCTACCAGCAAGAATGAAGCCTAAACCAGCAGTTGCCCGGATAATAGTTGCAAACATGCGTGGACTGGCATCCGATACCTCTTCCCACATAAAAAAAAACAGATTAAATGCCTCTTCATAGGAACCCACCTCTACCAGCCCTGATATCATAATACTCCATGACACGATGTTCCTTTCAGGCATATCGTCAAACAGGTGCCTTGCATCCACCATCATACCGCATTTCAAATGCATCCCGAGGACTCGATTCCTCATATACTGATCAAACTTAAACCCAGTCTCAATCATATGCTGAAATACCGTCTTCACCTCCCTTACCGAGCCGACACCGATGCACGCACTGACGAGAGAATCGTAGGTGCTAGCCCGGACGGCGACGAGGTTTCCCCCCGACCGCAAAATTTCAAACAATTCAAGAGCCTCCTCATACCTCTTGAAGAAGACCAACTTCTCTATGTGGTCGAAGAAGGCAGAAGAATCTGGGCTCGCAGAGTAGGTGTCGTCCAAATTCGAGCCACGGTCGACGTGCTCAACAATCGGCTTCGGTTTTGGCCGCGGTTTCGGCCTCAGACAATTCTCCTGAGAGGACGAACACCTGACGACGACACAAGATCGGACGTTTCTCGTGGCGAACAGATCAAGACAGCAAAAAGATTCGATCTTTATGCGTTTTCCGGTCTTGGCACCGATCGAGGAGCAGGAAAAACCTGGCCAATTGCTCTTCCGAATTCTGTGATTTGAGGTCAGGTTGCAGAAGAGAgcaacgttgatttccattgccgATAGGGGATCTGGAGAGAAGACGTTGTTAACAATGGAAATGGCGTATGCTCCCTACTCATTTGAGGTTTTCTTCTTCCGAGTACCGAGAGATTCCGGAGTCTTCCGAGAACATAGAGATGTCCGTCGTTTGCTGTCGAGGATCTGAGGGTTACAACTGCGTTTTAAACGTTACATTCGAAGTAACTGACGTTACAATCATTTATCGGAGTCCAATCCGATAAATCGAACCTAACTCGACCTGATTCCCAACTCGAGTCTCCACATCCGAGTCAACCCGACCGCAAATATTTGAACTCGGAATCAGAGTCTAAATGTGAGATAGATATAGTAACAACTTCGATTTTTTTCTGTTTTTGGATATTCGGATCTAATCAAACTACCTAAACTAGATTTGGGTACATTTTAACCAGGTTTTGAACAGGTAATCCAGTACGGAATAGGTACTTGAGAATCTGATTCCTCCAAGTTGAAATATGTCGAATAGCTAAGTTCCACGTGGATGTGAAGGTGATTGTTTGGTAACTACAACACCTAGGAATATTACGTATAAAAATAATGATGTAAGggatagttttattttttttattaaaaattcatcaaaataagaaaaaaaaaataaaaaatcgacataaattttaatatgactcGATaactttatattaaaaaaattaaattcttcaatatataatattaattataagaCTCTTATCCCCGCTAAGGTATAATCTCATTTGTACATATCTCATGTAAAAATAGAAAGTATAAATCATAAAGATTACTCTCAAGAGTGTCTTATCTTTCATTTTCACCAAAATTTTGAAATTTAAGATGTATTTATATGAATAAATCTTAATTAACTGATGAGTTTTAATTTAATGATGACTcaaccaactaatttaaatataaatattatcttataaaaatatttaccaatCATAATAATCGTCATGTTGGTGAGTATTTTATCATTGTATATCTCATATAGTAATTCGCTAAAGAGTTTCATATGTCTctaatttgaatataattaatattaataaaaatatttaccaaccaTTAAAAAAAAAGTCATTGATCTTAACATCATCATTAgctaatatgattttattattaaaaaaagagagaatgcTTTTATATGAACATTAATACAAAAAACTATATGAAATTACATaagcatgaaaataaaatatattaaacatcataatactactactactactaataaTACCAGACTGACTTCATGTTCTTAGAGTGTTACAAAGGAAGTTAAGAATCTAAAGTTTTATTACATCCCTAGGAAATAGCTCATAAGGTTGCTAGTTTggaagaataaaacatattttcTGATAGGATTGTTAGTGTTTGGACAGCCCACTATTGAATTTTAGCTAATGTAAATTTGatttatttcaaaatatatagattgtaaaaaaaaagaaagataattgGCATATGAACATTAAATACAAAAAATACAAAATCATATAAaaagaatataataataataataataacatgacTGCAAGGGTATACTttggaaaaagaaaaatgaagataTATTTTTGCAATATGTCATTATGCTTTTTGGCATCTCATCTGCCTAACAATGAATAATATAAACTCTTTAGAAGGGCATATATGAAAAAAGCAATTTGAGATCGAAGGGTAAAATTGAAATTTTGTCCACGAAAATTTTCGTGTTAAGCCCGCCCCCAAACCATTTCAAATTTCTCCAAACCCTCTCTCCCTCCCCCCATTTCGACATCGACCGAGTTGGAGAAGGAAGAAAGGGAGCAAACCCGATCCTTCCCCACTCTCCCGGCCGGCTTGGAACCCTCAACCCCTCTCTAATTCATGTCGTCCCGAGTCCCCTGCAAGCCCCCTCTCCCGCCTCGGAGCCCCACGCGTGCCAAGGTCGTCTCTGCTCCGGCTCCCGCCTGGATGTAGGGTTCCTGAATGATTCCCCTTCTTTGGTTCTTGCAGAGAAAGGAGAATGTGGATGAGGCGTCCCTCGACAAGCGGCGTCGGGTCGTGGCGGGCAAGACGGGGGCGTCCCCTAACGACCGCGGGCGGCAGGTGCTCTCCGCCGTCAACGCCGGCCCTGATCCTGTCGGGAACCGTGATCAAGTCGCCCCTGCTGAAGGGTCCGACGGCGGTAACGTCGCCGCGATTGAGTTCGAGTCGAGGGAGGATGTGGAGAGGCTGCTGGGTGAGAAGATGAAGGGGAAGAACAAGAATGATTATAAGGTGAACGACCTAGTCTTGACTCACTGGGGACCAATTTTATGTTCTCAATTACATGGAGCTTTTGTGCTTATTGTTTGGGACGTGTTTCATCGATTTGCAGGGGAAAAGTGAGCAGATGATGGAGTACATTAAAAAGCTTAGGGTTTGCATTAGATGGTACATGGATCTTGAAGATAAGTACTTGGCTGAGCAGGAAAATCTCAGAAATTTGATGGCAGCTGAAGAGAACAGACACAGTGATATTGGTAATTTCTTTGTTTTGCTGTTTACATGGGTAAAAAAGAACTGACATCATTGATGTAACCGAGAATTATGGTCATTAGGATCAAA of Musa acuminata AAA Group cultivar baxijiao chromosome BXJ2-3, Cavendish_Baxijiao_AAA, whole genome shotgun sequence contains these proteins:
- the LOC135608104 gene encoding pentatricopeptide repeat-containing protein At5g50390, chloroplastic-like, with product MEINVALFCNLTSNHRIRKSNWPGFSCSSIGAKTGKRIKIESFCCLDLFATRNVRSCVVVRCSSSQENCLRPKPRPKPKPIVEHVDRGSNLDDTYSASPDSSAFFDHIEKLVFFKRYEEALELFEILRSGGNLVAVRASTYDSLVSACIGVGSVREVKTVFQHMIETGFKFDQYMRNRVLGMHLKCGMMVDARHLFDDMPERNIVSWSIMISGLVEVGSYEEAFNLFFFMWEEVSDASPRMFATIIRATAGLGFILAGRQFHSCVIKMGFYKNIFISCALIDMYSKCGCIEEAQWVFDEMPEKTVVGWNTIIAGYALHGYSEKALDMYYEMCSANVQMDHFTYSIFFRICARLGSLEHAKQAHAGLVRNGFGLDIVANTALVDLYCKWGRMEDARNVFEKMPRRNLLSWNALIGGYGNHGMGIEAVKMYEKMREEGMVPDHVTFLAVLGACNYSGLLDKGREIFEMMSRNPSTKPRAMHYACMIELFGREGLLDEAYALIKNAPFRPTKNMWAALLTACRIHKNLELGKFAAEQLFGLGPEKLSNYIVLLNIYNSSGRVDEAAKVVEALKRRGIRLLPACSWIEIKKQPHKFLFGDKSHPQSLKIYEKLDSLTSEIVERGYVPDWKSLLPDVADHEQKMLTYHSEKLAIAFGIISTPDFTPLQVVQGHRICSDCHTVIKFLTLITKREIIVRDASRFHHFRCGSCSCGDYW